In the Dolichospermum flos-aquae CCAP 1403/13F genome, ATATTCCCCCTCGACGCAGAAAACAGCAAATCGCGGAAGTGCTAGAATTTATGGGTTTAGAGGATGTAGCACATCGTTTAGTGAGAACTTTTTCTGGGGGAATGATTCGGAAACTGGAAATTGCTCAAGCTATCTTACATCAACCCCAAATCTTATTTCTAGATGAGCCAACAGTCGGATTAGATCCAGTTGCAAGAACACAAGTATGGCAACTTGTACAGCAACTGCGGATTGAGTACGGTACAACCATCTTTTTAACCACCCACTTTTTAGAAGAAGCGGATAATCTTTGTAATCGAGTCGTGATTATGAACCAAGGTAAAGAAATTATCACCGGTTCACCCGCAGACTTAAAAACCGCTATCGGTAAACCAGAAGCAACTTTAGATGATGTCTTCATCCATTACGCAGGAAATCAATTAGTATCAGGAGTGAGTTACAGTGAAACTGCAAGAACCAGACGTACCTC is a window encoding:
- a CDS encoding ATP-binding cassette domain-containing protein, producing MTKLTGRIESAEIPAQVPKSVILQTLELTRRFEKSTAVDALNISVASGEVFGLLGPNGAGKSTVIKMLTTLLPVSSGKAYLAGYDVTRQPDAVRRVIGYVPQALSADGTLTGYENLLIFSKLYDIPPRRRKQQIAEVLEFMGLEDVAHRLVRTFSGGMIRKLEIAQAILHQPQILFLDEPTVGLDPVARTQVWQLVQQLRIEYGTTIFLTTHFLEEADNLCNRVVIMNQGKEIITGSPADLKTAIGKPEATLDDVFIHYAGNQLVSGVSYSETARTRRTSQRLG